TGCATTTCCTGACATGCTGATTGGTGCAGGTACCGTGCTCAACAAAGAGCAGGTCGATGCTGCTATCGAAGCGGGTGTCGATTTTGTGGTGAGTCCGGGCTTTAACCCGACCACGGTAAAGTACTGCCAGGAAAAAGGTATGGCGATTGTACCGGGCGTGAATAATCCAAGTCTGGTTGAACAGGCGATGGAAATGGGTTTGAAAACCTTGAAATTCTTCCCTGCTGAAGCCTCTGGCGGTGTTGCCATGCTGAAAGCCATGTCAGCAGTGTATCCAGTGAAGTTTATGCCGACTGGCGGCGTGAGCCCCAAGAATGTGAAGGACTACTTAGCGGTATCTTCCGTGATTGCTTGTGGCGGAACCTGGATGGTGCCAAATAACCTGATTGATGAGGCTCGCTGGGATGAATTGGCCGTGCTGGTTCGGGAAGTAGCTGGCATCATTGCTTAACCGATAATTGAATAAAAAACAGCGCCTGCGGGGCGCTGTTTTTGTCTCAACCAGAAACGAAGTAAGTGAGAAATCCACCTATCCCGAGCAGTATTGCCCCCGCACGTGTGTTCGACCGGAAGAACAGGGAAGTGGGCTGCAACTGGGATTGCCTTCCCGTAATCATCGCTGTTACCAATGATTGTCCTTTTGCACTGTATGTTGCGATGGCGGCTAGGTGCACACCAACTAATCCAATCAATAAATACGCGCCATAAAGGTGGAGAGCAGCCAGAAGGTCAATGTCATACAGCCAGCTTTCGTCGCTGATGTAATCATCAAAATACCCCGCTTGGGCCATCCCTATAAAACACTGAAACACCAACAATGACAGCATGATAATAACCATGAGTCCGCCGGCAGGGTTATGGCCGACGCCGTCATGCTCCTCTTTACCGAGGAGGTAGTTCACGGCTGAACGCGGTGATTTTACAAAATGCAGGAATTGACTGGTCTTGCTGCCTACTAAACCCCATAGGATTCGCCAAACCAGCAACGCAGCGAGTGCGAGGCCAATGGTCAGGTGTGGACCCTCTTGAAGAAATCCGGTTACACACATCGCCGTAAACAATACGGCTTGTAGCCAATGATAAATGCGAGTCGGTGCGTCCCATATCTTCATGATTTGTTCCTGATTTTCCCGGAAAATGTAGGCTTGGAGTTTAACGCGAAACGTTACAAATTTTCTGTCGAGTTTTAACAGAAATAGCCATAAAATTGTTAGGTTTTATGATGTTATTCGTCGATTCAACAGCATTACAGGGATAAAGTCGTGAAAAGAATTGCAACAAGAAGTAAAGCAATCGGGTTGGTCAGTGCTCTGCTGATGGTGGCTGGTGCAGCGATGGCGCAGGATTTTTCTGAAGTGATTGATAATCGCCAGCAAAACTTCCTCTCTATCGCAGACACATTCAAAAGCTTGAAGAAAGCCGAAGATGGCAGTGACTCGGATTGGGAAATCATCCGCAATCTGGCAATCAAAAACGCCGATACAGTCGGCGCGCTGAAAGGGATGTTCCCGGAAGGCAGTAGCTTTGACAGCCGCAGTAAGCCAGCTGTTTGGACGAAGTGGGATAAGTTTGAATCTGGTCTTGATGGTCTGCAAACCAGCTTTGTTTCGATGGCTGATGCAGCCGTAGCGCAAGATGATGATGCTTTGGAAGCGGCAATCAAAAGTGCTGACCGCTCTTGTAAAGCGTGTCACCGAGGTTTTCGTACTAAGCGTTAATCAGGTATAACGAACAGACAAAAACAGCGCCTTTTGGCGCTGTTTTTCTTTGAACCGAAGTGGTTAAGAAAGTGAGCTGATCGCAGCTTTCATTCTACGCACTGCCTCTTCCAGCGTTTTACGGGTACACCCGAAGTTCAGCCTGACGAACTTACGGTTACCAAAATCCAACCCAGGTGAAAGACCCACGCCTGCTTCCTCAAAGAAACGATGAGGATTGTCGACAGCCAATTCACTGCAATCAATCCAGGCAAGGTAAGTGGCTTCGATGTGCTCCAGCTTCATGCCGGGCAGGGCGTTTATTTCCTGCATCAGGTAATCGCGGTGGCCTGCCAGATAGCAAAGTTGCTCTTGAAGCCAGGCTTCGCCATGTTGATAAGCTGCTTCGGCAGCGGTGAAGGCCAATACGTTAACCCCCGGTACGATACCGCGCTTGATCTTACTAAAGCGCTGGCGAAGTTTCGCATTCGGAATAATGGCAATTGACGCACCAAGCCCAGCGATGTTGAAGGTTTTGCTCGGTGCCATGAGCGTCACGCTGCGCTGTTCGGCACTTTCACTAATGCTTGCGAATGGAATATGTTGCTTGCCTCCGTCGAGAATCAAGTCGCAATGGATTTCGTCTGAACACACAAACAAATCATGTTTCTCCGCAAACGCTAGCGTCGCTTCCAATTCCTTGCGTGTATACACCGTTCCACCCGGATTTAGCGGGTTACACATTTGAAGTAAGCCGCCTTTACCAGAGAGTTGCTCTCCAGCTTCTTCCAAATCCGGCATCCAGCGGCCATCTTTTAGCTTGACTGAGGCTTTCACTAACGGGCGCTCAGCAAACTTGGCGGAAGAGATGAAAGGTGGATAGATTGGACTAGGGCTGATGATGGTTTGGCCTTCATCTGTTAAAGCACGGGCGGCGATGTTAAGTCCGCAAACCAAACCGGGAAGGTAGACTACCCACTCAGGTTGAATGTCCCAGTTGTAGCGGGATTTCATGCGGTCGACGAAAATCTCAGTCAAGGTATCTGACGCATGGGTATAACCAAACACGCCGTGTGATACGCGCTCTTGGAGTGCATCGATGACCGCTGGTGGGGATTGGAAATCACTGTCAGCAACCCACATTGGAAGGATGTCCTGGCCTTTATATTTGTCCCATTTGTCGCTGTGGCTTTTTGTGCGGTCGACTTCTTTATCAAAATTAAATTGGTGGGTTGATGCGTCCATTCTCAGTGTTCCTTAGGGGTCAATAACCCTAGCTTACTGAAACTGGATGGAAATGGGAAAGGGCAGAGTTCGTCTGAAACAAAATCGGGCTGAAGCCCGATTGATGTATCTTTATTGAACTTAATGTCCTGGTGTGTAGGTGCCGGAAAAATTTTTCGCAGCGTAAGCGACACGCTCTTCTGGGGTGGTGAGATGCGCTGTTTCTCCCATGGCTTCGATATGACGAAGTCTTGGCAGCAGTCCACAACCATTGGCAATTTGAATCGCCAGACCAGGACGGGCATTGAGCTCCAGCACCATCGGGCCCTTTTCTTTGTCGAGCACCATATCCGTGCCGAGATAGCCAAGGCCTGTCATTTCCCATGCGCTTGCAGCGAGAGTCAGCAATAGCTCCCAGTGCGGGACATGGAGCTCACTCAGTAGACGACCTGTGTCAGGGTGATGCTCAATAGGGCGGTTGAACTGCACAGCACGCAACGCTTTGCCTGTGGCGATATCAATGCCCACGCCCACTGCACCTTGGTGAAGGTTAGCTTTACCATCGGAAGCGGCAGTAGAAAGACGCATCATCGCCATCACAGGGTAACCTTTGAATACGATAACGCGGATATCCGGCACACCTTCGTAGCTGAAACCATCAAACACGTCATCGAACTGAATAAGGTTTTCTACGACAGCGACGTCGTTCTTACCACCCAGCGAGAACAAACCCGCCAAAGTGTTGGTGATGTGGCGTTCTACTTCTTCTTTGCTGACCTCAGCGCCAGATGGCTTTTTGTAAACGCCATCTTTGTTTGAGGTTACCACCAGAATACCTTTACCACCTGAGCCCTGAGCGGGTTTTATCACAAATCCTGGCCAGTCTTTAACCATCTCGTGGATAGATGGCACATCGTGCTGTTCACTGATCACACCAATAAGCTCGGGTACCGTTGCACCGGCTCGCTGTGCAATCTGTTTGGTTTTCAGCTTGTTATCCACCAGAGGGAACAAACTACGCTTGTTGTATCGGCCGATATAGCTGATATTCCGGCGGTTCATTCCCATGATGCCTGCACTGTGTAGCTTAAAAGGCGATGTGTATTTCTTTAGGAAATCCAGCATGCCTTAATCCTTCACCAGTGGCTTGAATCGCTTCAATTCGCTCAGGCGGTAGCCAGTGTAGTTACCCAACATCAGGATCAGTGCAAGAATCACCAACTGAATACCAACGAAGTTAAAGGTAAGATGGCGCACGAAATCATTGGTCATTGCAAGGTAAACCAACACGGCAGTCAACAGCGAGCCACCACCTTGAATAAGCACTTGCTTCGCACCTTCTTCTTCCCAAAGGATCGACATACGCTCGATGGTCCAGGAAAGGATAATCATTGGGAAGAAGGTGATTGTCAGGCCTTCAACCAATCCAATCTTGAACGCGACGACCGTGAAGACAGAGATAATCATAATCACCGTGATAATCACGGCAGATATCCTCGCCACGAGCAGGAGGTTGAGTCTTGAGAGGTAACTTCGGATAACCAGACCCGTCCCGACAATCAGTAAGAAGCCCACCAGACCGGGTACCAACTGGGTTTGAACAAAGGCAACAGCGATCAGCACGGGCATGAAGGTACCTGAGGTTTTCAGACCCACCAGCACGCGAAGCAATACCACAATCAGGGCCCCGATTGGGATCAGCATGATGGTTTTGAACATTGCCTGTTCTTCAATAGGCAGACTGTGAATTGAAAAATTCAACAGGCTTTCGGCCTGTATTTTCTCGTCGGTTGCCTGTTGAGGGCTTATATCCTGCGCGATGATGGAGAAGCTGACCTGGCTGTTGGTGCCACCCATGACTTCAAGTAAAGGTGTGCCTTTTTGATTCCAGATCAATAGATTGTCGAAAGAATCTTCTGTTCCGGTATCTAGGTTAAACAGCTGCCACTCTTCATTATCCCAAATTTCGACCATTGGAATAACGCTTTGGCGACGACGTCCGTCTTCCAGTTGCAACGCCCCGACAACGCGGGCATGGATACCTTCCAAAGAAAGTATCGCGACAATAGCCTGAGCTTTGCTCATCTCTTTGGTGAGTAGGGCTGCGTTTTGGCTTTCTTTGTCGTTGAACTGTTTGATGAGCTCACGTGCGAGTGTCACATTGTCTGCGGAGCGTTGTCTTGCTTGTTCTAGAAGGGCATCTGCCGCCGTTTGTATAGGGCCATCAAGCACGGCAGGGGTGACTTCACCGAGAGGAGGCTCAGTAGGGTAGTTGGCATTTTCATCAACCAGCATTTGGTTTTTGAAATAGAGGATTTGTTGCCCGCTCGCTTCGCGCTTGCTCCACTCCGCTCTGCGTCCATCTTGGGTATTGATCAATGCAAACCCGTAGCCCGGTGAGCTGGTGTTTTCATTAATGAGGGTAAAGCCTTCCTGTGTATCCGGCGTTGCCAGTGATACTTTAACTGGCTCGCCTTTGGCTTCGAATTCAACGCGGGCTTCCACTTCCCACACTTGGTGTTTTTGTCCCGCTGTCCACGGCACACCGTAGACGTTATGGCGGTAGATACTCATGCTCATGCCGACAATGATCAGCAGGCTAATGAGTAAATAAAAAGGAACGCGTGAAGTCATTCTTTCCTCGTTAATGGCACTGTGGGTTGAAGTTCAGTGCGCTATTTCTTTTCGGCAACAAACTTTGGATGGATGTAAGACTGAGAGACGTCAACGACGGCTATGTCTTTAAAGAATTCGCGGCCCAGAAGAACCGGGAATTCCATGTGCGAACGGTCTGCCAGCGTAAATTGCGTTTTTTCATGCAGCTCACCCAGTCTGACACGCAGTTCTATAACCGGACGACGCTCCAGACCTTCAGTGGAAGCTTGACGGATCTTCACCCAGCGGGTCACCGGTGCTTCAATCGTTGCCAGCGGTTCGGACTCACCCTCGCCATTTTGGGTATGCGCAAGACTGAAGCGGACCCAAGTTTTACCGTCGCGTTCAAACTCCTGAATGTCAGTTGCATTCAGGGAAGACGTCGTTGCGCCGGTGTCTACACGGGCCTTGTAGTTGGATCCAGCTGCATCAATCCAAACCCATTCTTGCTCACCTAGCACAGCTTTATCGGATTTTTGTGGCACAGGCACTTCTTTCTCGACGTATACCACTTGCGGTTCAGCTCGGTTCGCAGCTTCGCGGGCTTGATTCTGACGCATGATTTTGAGTGTGTCAGACATATCAGCAACCTGTTGTTCAAGGGTTGCGATTTGTTCTTGCTGTGTTTGAACACTTTGGTTTAGCGACGAGTAGTCACTCTGAATGTTGGTCTCTAGGTTACTGATTGCATTCAGGGTTTGCTGGTGCTGTTCCTGAGATGTAATGCTGCAGCCAGAGAGGACAGCAGAGAAAAGAATCAGCAATCCGCCGCGAGTTAGCATGTGTAGCTCCGTGCTGGGTGGTTAAGGCGTTGAAAATAGGAGTGTAGTTTATCCCGAAAAAAACGAAGCGAGAAGGGAGATTTGTCATATCTGAGTCAGGATTGTCAATTATCGGAACATTCTGATTCGTGACGATTTTTCTACCATGTATGTATAGCAATCAGGTCAATTTAAAGCCGGATTTGTGAAGATTCATTGGACTTTTTGCGGTAATGAGACAGGCCTAGCAACAAAACACTGAGACTGATTTTCTGGACATCATGAATCTAGCAGGCAGTCATTGAGCTGCCTGTTAGATCCATGAAAAAAGCAGTCTCAGTCTGGGTTACGTGCAACCAAAATGGCGCGTTTTGGCGCTGGATAACCTTCAACAGTTTTTGTTGGATCATTCGGATCAAGATAATCGGGTAGCGAATTGTGCGTCATCCAATCTGTTGTGCGCTGCTCGTCAGTAGTGGTGACACACTCATCAACAATCCGAACGTCCACGAAGCCCACTTTCTCCAGCCACACTTTCAGTGCTTTCGCGGAAGGGAAGAAGTAGACATTGTGCATTTGTGCATATCGACTAAATGGCACCAGCACCGCGTTTTCATCGCCATCAATCACCAAGGTTTCTAATACAAGCTCGCCATTTTTCACCAATTGGTTTTTCAATTGGATTAAGTGATCAAGTGGTGAACGACGATGGTACAGCACGCCCATGCTGAATACGGTATCGAATGCTTTCAACTCAGGCAGCTTTTCAATACCCAGTGGAAGCAGGTGGGCTCGTTGGTCGTTGCCCATCATTCGGCGAATCGCTTCGAACTGAACGAGAAACAGCTCAGAAGGATCGATACCCACTGTCAGCTCCGCACCTTCACCCAGCATGCGCCACATGTGGTAGCCGTTGCCACAGCCGACATCCAACACATAGCGGCCTTTCAGTGGAGAGATATGCGGTAGCACGCGATCCCATTTCCAGTCCGAGCGCCACTCAGTATCTATATTGATGCCATGAACACTGTAAGGACCTTTGCGCCACGGGTGGAAAGCGCGCAGCAGGTTTTCAATCTTCGCGCGCTGTCCGGCCGGCAGTTCGTCTTCTGTACCAATGGTCACGCTGTCTTTCAGGTCAATCGTAGAAGGCGCATCCATTGGGATCTTCTTCAGCACGCGCATCCATTTTGGCAGATCACCATGTGGCTGGTTTTGCCACTCCGTCAACTGCGCTGGCAATACATTCAGCCAGTTCTGCAGACGGTTTTTTGCAATCAATTGGTAGAAGTCAGAAAAATCGAACATAGGTATCGTCTTTTGGTTTTTCGTGTTGCGCCAGCTTACCTAACGCGATGAGTTTGTTGAGCTAGGGTCAACAGACCCTAGTAGTTACTTGATGGCAAACATGGAGCCGAAATTAAAGCACTGGAACCACACCGCCACGCTACTGAAACCGATATCACTCAAGCGTTGCTTGTGGGTGTCGATGCTATCTGGCTTCATCACGTTCTCCAATGCGCTACGTTTTTGGCTGATTTCCAGCTCGCTGTAACCGTTAGCGCGTTTGAAATCATGGTGCAGGTCGATGAGTAGCTCGTTCGCGGTTTCGTCGGCAAAGTTGTATTTCTCAGAGAGAATAAGAATGCCGCCTGGCTTGAGGCCGGCGAAGATCTTCTCAAGAAGCGCCTGACGGTCCTCTGGGGTCAAAAACTGCAAGGTAAAGTTAAGCACAACCACAGAAGCGTTTTGGATATCGACATTACGGATATCGTCTTCGAGGATTTGTACATCAGTGTCTGAGCGGTAAGCATTCACGTGAAGTTTGCAGCGTTCGACCATTGCAGGAGAGTTATCAACGCCGATAATGGTGCAGTTTTGCGCTTTAATATGACGGCGCATAGACAGTGTTGCTGCGCCGAGTGAACAACCCAAGTCATAAACACGGCTACCATCAGTGGCGAAGCGTTCAGCCAGCATGCCAATTGCAGAAATGATGTTGCTGTAGCCCGGTACCGAGCGCTGAATCATATCCGGAAAAACTTCGGCGACGTTTTCGTCGAAGGTAAAGTCACCCAGTTTTTCGATTGGCGCAGCAAAAATATTGTCGCGATTTGCCATCTGAACCTGCCTAAAAAAGAACCGTTTACCGTCGATCTCTGTGTTCCTGAGATTCGGTATTACTACACTCGTTGACGCCAGTTTCCATCCAGCATCCAAAGGGCGCGTATTGTAGAGAATTTTGCCTCGCTTGTCTCTATCCCGCTAGTTCTGAGCTCAATGTATGGA
The nucleotide sequence above comes from Grimontia kaedaensis. Encoded proteins:
- a CDS encoding bifunctional 4-hydroxy-2-oxoglutarate aldolase/2-dehydro-3-deoxy-phosphogluconate aldolase, with the protein product MTEIEKKLDAIKVVPVIAISDASKAAKLAEVLIENGLPCAEVTFRTEQAAQAIRNMRDAFPDMLIGAGTVLNKEQVDAAIEAGVDFVVSPGFNPTTVKYCQEKGMAIVPGVNNPSLVEQAMEMGLKTLKFFPAEASGGVAMLKAMSAVYPVKFMPTGGVSPKNVKDYLAVSSVIACGGTWMVPNNLIDEARWDELAVLVREVAGIIA
- a CDS encoding cytochrome b/b6 domain-containing protein; the encoded protein is MKIWDAPTRIYHWLQAVLFTAMCVTGFLQEGPHLTIGLALAALLVWRILWGLVGSKTSQFLHFVKSPRSAVNYLLGKEEHDGVGHNPAGGLMVIIMLSLLVFQCFIGMAQAGYFDDYISDESWLYDIDLLAALHLYGAYLLIGLVGVHLAAIATYSAKGQSLVTAMITGRQSQLQPTSLFFRSNTRAGAILLGIGGFLTYFVSG
- a CDS encoding c-type cytochrome, producing the protein MKRIATRSKAIGLVSALLMVAGAAMAQDFSEVIDNRQQNFLSIADTFKSLKKAEDGSDSDWEIIRNLAIKNADTVGALKGMFPEGSSFDSRSKPAVWTKWDKFESGLDGLQTSFVSMADAAVAQDDDALEAAIKSADRSCKACHRGFRTKR
- a CDS encoding MalY/PatB family protein, which produces MDASTHQFNFDKEVDRTKSHSDKWDKYKGQDILPMWVADSDFQSPPAVIDALQERVSHGVFGYTHASDTLTEIFVDRMKSRYNWDIQPEWVVYLPGLVCGLNIAARALTDEGQTIISPSPIYPPFISSAKFAERPLVKASVKLKDGRWMPDLEEAGEQLSGKGGLLQMCNPLNPGGTVYTRKELEATLAFAEKHDLFVCSDEIHCDLILDGGKQHIPFASISESAEQRSVTLMAPSKTFNIAGLGASIAIIPNAKLRQRFSKIKRGIVPGVNVLAFTAAEAAYQHGEAWLQEQLCYLAGHRDYLMQEINALPGMKLEHIEATYLAWIDCSELAVDNPHRFFEEAGVGLSPGLDFGNRKFVRLNFGCTRKTLEEAVRRMKAAISSLS
- a CDS encoding alpha-L-glutamate ligase-like protein, whose translation is MLDFLKKYTSPFKLHSAGIMGMNRRNISYIGRYNKRSLFPLVDNKLKTKQIAQRAGATVPELIGVISEQHDVPSIHEMVKDWPGFVIKPAQGSGGKGILVVTSNKDGVYKKPSGAEVSKEEVERHITNTLAGLFSLGGKNDVAVVENLIQFDDVFDGFSYEGVPDIRVIVFKGYPVMAMMRLSTAASDGKANLHQGAVGVGIDIATGKALRAVQFNRPIEHHPDTGRLLSELHVPHWELLLTLAASAWEMTGLGYLGTDMVLDKEKGPMVLELNARPGLAIQIANGCGLLPRLRHIEAMGETAHLTTPEERVAYAAKNFSGTYTPGH
- a CDS encoding inactive transglutaminase family protein, whose product is MTSRVPFYLLISLLIIVGMSMSIYRHNVYGVPWTAGQKHQVWEVEARVEFEAKGEPVKVSLATPDTQEGFTLINENTSSPGYGFALINTQDGRRAEWSKREASGQQILYFKNQMLVDENANYPTEPPLGEVTPAVLDGPIQTAADALLEQARQRSADNVTLARELIKQFNDKESQNAALLTKEMSKAQAIVAILSLEGIHARVVGALQLEDGRRRQSVIPMVEIWDNEEWQLFNLDTGTEDSFDNLLIWNQKGTPLLEVMGGTNSQVSFSIIAQDISPQQATDEKIQAESLLNFSIHSLPIEEQAMFKTIMLIPIGALIVVLLRVLVGLKTSGTFMPVLIAVAFVQTQLVPGLVGFLLIVGTGLVIRSYLSRLNLLLVARISAVIITVIMIISVFTVVAFKIGLVEGLTITFFPMIILSWTIERMSILWEEEGAKQVLIQGGGSLLTAVLVYLAMTNDFVRHLTFNFVGIQLVILALILMLGNYTGYRLSELKRFKPLVKD
- a CDS encoding ATP-dependent zinc protease family protein; the encoded protein is MLTRGGLLILFSAVLSGCSITSQEQHQQTLNAISNLETNIQSDYSSLNQSVQTQQEQIATLEQQVADMSDTLKIMRQNQAREAANRAEPQVVYVEKEVPVPQKSDKAVLGEQEWVWIDAAGSNYKARVDTGATTSSLNATDIQEFERDGKTWVRFSLAHTQNGEGESEPLATIEAPVTRWVKIRQASTEGLERRPVIELRVRLGELHEKTQFTLADRSHMEFPVLLGREFFKDIAVVDVSQSYIHPKFVAEKK
- the cmoB gene encoding tRNA 5-methoxyuridine(34)/uridine 5-oxyacetic acid(34) synthase CmoB, producing MFDFSDFYQLIAKNRLQNWLNVLPAQLTEWQNQPHGDLPKWMRVLKKIPMDAPSTIDLKDSVTIGTEDELPAGQRAKIENLLRAFHPWRKGPYSVHGINIDTEWRSDWKWDRVLPHISPLKGRYVLDVGCGNGYHMWRMLGEGAELTVGIDPSELFLVQFEAIRRMMGNDQRAHLLPLGIEKLPELKAFDTVFSMGVLYHRRSPLDHLIQLKNQLVKNGELVLETLVIDGDENAVLVPFSRYAQMHNVYFFPSAKALKVWLEKVGFVDVRIVDECVTTTDEQRTTDWMTHNSLPDYLDPNDPTKTVEGYPAPKRAILVARNPD
- the cmoA gene encoding carboxy-S-adenosyl-L-methionine synthase CmoA encodes the protein MANRDNIFAAPIEKLGDFTFDENVAEVFPDMIQRSVPGYSNIISAIGMLAERFATDGSRVYDLGCSLGAATLSMRRHIKAQNCTIIGVDNSPAMVERCKLHVNAYRSDTDVQILEDDIRNVDIQNASVVVLNFTLQFLTPEDRQALLEKIFAGLKPGGILILSEKYNFADETANELLIDLHHDFKRANGYSELEISQKRSALENVMKPDSIDTHKQRLSDIGFSSVAVWFQCFNFGSMFAIK